One window from the genome of Amaranthus tricolor cultivar Red isolate AtriRed21 chromosome 9, ASM2621246v1, whole genome shotgun sequence encodes:
- the LOC130823871 gene encoding F-box protein At5g67140, with translation MIGKEKEAEIDKLPTDLLSHIFFLFSSFTDLAQASCVCKKWMEGVKQSLGRKESLSFSGYKMDDASTSRLIHLAFSVKELDISRSRWGCQITDNGLFEISMAKCVGNLTSISLWGMTGITDKGVVRLVSRATSLQHLNIGGTFITDESLFAIGNSCPHLKTIVLWSCRHVTEIGLLYLVNKCRMLTSINVWGTRVPVHCFIGLLTISPTLQIKPTGLLPNNGAIAV, from the exons ATGAtcggaaaagaaaaagaagctgAAATAGATAAGCTTCCAACTGATCTTCTTTCTCATATATTCTTCCTTTTCTCTTCTTTCACTGATTTAGCTCA GGCAAGTTGTGTATGTAAGAAATGGATGGAAGGTGTGAAACAGTCTTTAGGAAGGAAAGAAAGTCTAAGCTTTTCAGGGTATAAAATGGATGATGCATCTACTTCTCGCCTTATTCACCTTGCCTTTTCTGTCAAGGAACTTGACAT TTCGAGAAGTCGATGGGGTTGTCAAATAACAGACAATGGGCTGTTTGAGATATCAATGGCCAAGTGTGTTGGCAATTTGACATCAATTTCACTGTGGGGTATGACTGGAATCACTGATAAGGGTGTTGTCCGTTTG GTTTCAAGAGCAACTTCCTTACAGCACCTAAACATAGGCGGGACATTCATCACCGATGAATCCCTATTTGCCATCGGAAACAGCTGTCCACATTTAAAG ACAATAGTGTTGTGGAGCTGCCGTCATGTGACTGAGATCGGACTTCTCTACCTCGTAAATAAATGCAGGATGCTCACATCCATCAATGTTTGGGGTACGCGGGTTCCTGTACATTGCTTTATCGGCCTGCTAACTATAAGCCCCACTCTCCAAATCAAACCTACAGGCCTCCTTCCCAACAATGGAGCTATTGCTGTTTGA
- the LOC130823870 gene encoding PI-PLC X domain-containing protein At5g67130, protein MFLSNLPVIPHFLILLLLFTSLFTLSSACSGGNCQLLESCSAANDCAPGLYCGNCPPANKRQPVCTRGQVNIPTSIISGLPFNKYTWLVTHNAFSNVNAPQLPGVQRITFYNQEDTVTNQLRNGVRGLMLDMYDFEDDVWLCHSLQGHCYNITAFGPAIDTLREVEVFLTQNPTEIVTIIIEDYVHSPKGLTRLFANAGLEKYWYPVSKMPKKGEDWPTVNDLVQQNHRLLVFTSDASKEEAEGIAYQWRYMVENEPGDPGVKQGSCPNRKESKKLGSKGASLFLMNYFPTYPVEDEACKENSSPLADMVGTCYKSAGSRMPNFVAVNFYMRSDGPGVFDILDRMNGQTLCGCSTVTACQPGSRAGVCKNIPAPITGSAATPTFSGSFSGSVQLSGFAPPTSYPNTILICSFLILLMLLLLWL, encoded by the exons ATGTTTCTGTCTAATTTACCTGTAATTCCacattttcttattcttttactCCTCTTTACTTCCTTATTCACACTTTCCTCAGCTTGTTCTGGGGGAAATTGTCAG CTTTTAGAGTCCTGTTCTGCTGCCAATGATTGTGCACCTGGATTGTACTGTGGTAATTGTCCTCCTGCTAATAAAAGGCAACCTGTTTGTACTAGAGGCCAAGTCAACATACCCACTTCTATT ATCAGTGGATTGCCCTTTAATAAGTACACATGGCTGGTAACTCATAATGCTTTCTCAAATGTGAATGCCCCTCAATTGCCTGGTGTTCAAAGAATTACATTCTATAATCAAGAAGATACAGTGACTAATCAACTAAGG AATGGTGTAAGAGGATTGATGCTGGACATGTATGACTTTGAGGATGATGTTTGGCTTTGCCACTCTCTCCAAGGGCACTGTTATAATATCACTGCTTTT GGACCTGCAATTGACACTTTGAGAGAAGTTGAAGTTTTTTTAACTCAGAATCCAACCGAGATTGTGACCATCATAATAGAGGATTATGTTCATTCTCCAAAAGGTTTAACTCGGCTGTTTGCGAATGCTGGGCTCGAAAAGTATTGGTATCCTGTATCAAAGATGCCAAAGAAGGGTGAAGATTGGCCAACAGTTAATGATCTGGTTCAACAAAATCATCGTCTTTTGGTTTTCACGTCTGATGCTTCAAAGGAGGAAGCAGAAGGGATTGCTTATCAATGGAGATACATGGTTGAAAATGAAC CTGGAGATCCTGGAGTGAAACAAGGTTCTTGTCCCAACAGAAAGGAATCGAAAAAACTTGGCTCCAAAGGCGCATCTCTTTTCTTAATGAATTATTTTCCAACATATCCTGTTGAGGATGAAGCTTGCAAAGAAAATTCTTCTCCTTTGGCTGATATGGTCGGTACCTGCTACAAGTCTGCAGGAAGTAGGATGCCTAACTTTGTGGCAGTTAACTTCTATATG AGGAGCGATGGACCAGGCGTCTTTGACATATTGGACAGAATGAATGGACAGACTTTGTGTGGCTGTAGCACTGTAACGGCTTGCCAG CCAGGATCTCGTGCCGGGGTCTGTAAAAACATCCCTGCACCAATCACAGGTTCTGCAGCTACCCCAACTTTCAGCGGTAGCTTTTCAGGATCCGTACAGTTATCAGGATTTGCTCCACCGACCTCTTATCCAAACACCATCTTAatttgttcattcctcattttaCTGATGCTATTGCTGCTGTGGCTGTAA